A region from the Sulfurivermis fontis genome encodes:
- a CDS encoding ATP-binding cassette domain-containing protein, with amino-acid sequence MALLGLRGITVSFGGPALLDRVELSIERGERLCLVGRNGSGKSTLMKVLSGEIVPEDGEVVRQGGLKVARLTQEVPHGLTGSVYDVVAAGLGAAGALLAEYHHVSHELAADCSDAMLRKLEQVQQRLEAAGGWELNREVETVLSRLELPAEAEFSALSGGLKRRVLLAQALITKPDLLLLDEPTNHLDIDVITWLEEFLLGFNGTLLFVTHDRSFLQRLATRIIELDRGRLTSWPGDFATYLRRKQEALDAEAGANALFDKKLAEEEAWIRQGIKARRTRNEGRVRALEAMRRERTERRERQGTARLQLNEAERSGKLVVEAEGVSFSYDGKPVIKDLSTVIMRGDKVGIIGPNGAGKTTLLRLLLGQLAPQQGSVRLGTKLEVAYFDQHRAILDEEKSVLDNVAQGSEQITVNGQSKHVMSYLQDFLFAPARARTPVKALSGGERNRLLLARLFTHPANVLVLDEPTNDLDMETLELLESLLVDYSGTLLVVSHDRAFLNNVVTSTLVFEGGGRIGDYVGGYDDWLRQRRSTPAERPAEKAAAPATPAAPRDRPKAKMSYKEQRELETLPQRIEALEAEQQALHQAMSAPDFYQQDKAAVAAAQDRLAALEGELAVAYERWEMLEAQQAG; translated from the coding sequence ATGGCGTTACTGGGTTTGCGTGGTATTACGGTCAGCTTCGGCGGCCCGGCCCTGCTCGACCGGGTGGAGCTGTCCATCGAGCGCGGCGAGCGGTTGTGTCTGGTGGGGCGCAACGGCAGCGGCAAGTCGACGCTGATGAAGGTGCTGTCCGGCGAGATCGTGCCGGAGGATGGCGAGGTGGTGCGCCAGGGCGGCCTGAAGGTGGCGCGCCTGACCCAGGAGGTGCCGCACGGCCTGACCGGTTCGGTGTATGACGTGGTGGCGGCGGGGCTGGGCGCGGCCGGCGCGCTGCTGGCCGAGTATCACCATGTCAGCCACGAGCTGGCGGCGGACTGCAGCGACGCGATGCTGCGCAAGCTGGAGCAGGTGCAGCAGCGGCTGGAGGCGGCCGGCGGCTGGGAGCTGAACCGCGAGGTGGAGACGGTGCTGTCGCGCCTGGAGCTGCCCGCCGAGGCCGAGTTTTCCGCCCTCTCCGGCGGTCTCAAGCGCCGCGTGCTGCTGGCGCAGGCGCTGATCACCAAGCCCGACCTGCTGCTGCTGGACGAGCCCACCAACCATCTCGACATCGACGTCATCACCTGGCTGGAAGAATTCCTGCTCGGCTTCAACGGCACCCTGCTGTTCGTCACCCACGACCGTTCCTTCCTGCAACGCCTCGCCACCCGCATCATCGAACTGGACCGCGGCCGCCTGACCTCCTGGCCCGGTGATTTCGCCACCTACCTGCGCCGCAAGCAGGAGGCGCTGGACGCCGAGGCCGGCGCCAATGCGCTGTTCGACAAGAAGCTGGCGGAGGAGGAGGCGTGGATCCGTCAGGGCATCAAGGCGCGGCGCACGCGCAACGAGGGCCGGGTGCGCGCCCTGGAGGCGATGCGGCGCGAGCGTACCGAGCGGCGCGAGCGCCAGGGCACGGCGCGGCTGCAGCTGAATGAGGCGGAGCGTTCCGGCAAGCTGGTGGTGGAGGCGGAGGGCGTGTCATTCAGCTATGACGGCAAACCGGTGATCAAGGATCTGTCCACGGTGATCATGCGCGGCGACAAGGTGGGCATCATCGGCCCCAACGGCGCCGGCAAGACCACCCTGCTGCGCCTGCTGCTCGGTCAGCTGGCGCCGCAACAGGGCAGCGTGCGCCTCGGCACCAAGCTGGAGGTGGCCTATTTCGATCAGCACCGGGCCATCCTCGACGAGGAGAAGTCGGTGCTGGACAACGTTGCCCAGGGCAGCGAGCAGATCACCGTCAACGGCCAGAGCAAGCACGTGATGAGCTATCTGCAGGACTTCCTGTTCGCCCCGGCGCGGGCGCGCACGCCGGTCAAGGCCCTGTCCGGCGGCGAGCGCAACCGCCTGCTGCTGGCGCGGCTGTTCACCCATCCGGCCAACGTGCTGGTATTGGACGAGCCCACCAACGACCTCGACATGGAGACACTGGAGCTGCTGGAGTCGCTGCTGGTGGACTACAGCGGCACCCTGCTGGTGGTGAGCCATGACCGCGCCTTTCTCAACAACGTGGTCACCTCCACCCTGGTGTTCGAGGGCGGGGGGCGCATCGGCGACTATGTGGGCGGCTACGACGACTGGCTACGCCAGCGCCGCAGCACCCCGGCAGAGCGGCCGGCGGAGAAGGCCGCGGCGCCCGCCACCCCGGCAGCGCCGCGCGACAGGCCCAAGGCCAAGATGAGCTACAAGGAACAGCGCGAGCTGGAAACCCTGCCGCAGCGCATCGAGGCGCTGGAGGCGGAGCAGCAGGCGCTGCACCAGGCCATGTCCGCGCCGGATTTCTACCAGCAGGACAAGGCGGCGGTCGCCGCGGCGCAGGACCGGCTGGCGGCCCTGGAGGGCGAGCTTGCCGTCGCCTACGAGCGCTGGGAGATGCTGGAGGCGCAGCAGGCAGGATGA
- a CDS encoding c-type cytochrome: MRYLWAVCLLFLLPAANAAGSAELMEYRSRVMEGAQRHLRAAASIVNDGVELPAHLAEHARALQVFSRMIPEMFPPGSHGAGSDAKAEIWQRWEEFSGLAQRLGKNAAVLEETAADAKRRKQAYTDVLETCRTCHREFRKQ; the protein is encoded by the coding sequence ATGCGTTACCTCTGGGCCGTCTGCCTCCTGTTCCTGCTGCCCGCGGCCAACGCCGCCGGCAGCGCCGAACTGATGGAATACCGCAGCCGCGTCATGGAAGGGGCCCAGCGCCACCTGCGCGCCGCCGCCTCCATCGTCAACGACGGCGTCGAACTGCCCGCCCACCTCGCCGAACACGCCCGTGCCCTGCAGGTCTTCAGCCGCATGATCCCCGAGATGTTCCCCCCCGGCAGCCACGGTGCCGGCAGCGACGCCAAAGCGGAGATCTGGCAGCGCTGGGAGGAATTCAGCGGACTGGCGCAACGGCTGGGGAAGAACGCGGCAGTGCTGGAAGAAACAGCGGCGGATGCAAAACGGCGCAAACAGGCCTACACCGACGTGCTGGAAACCTGCCGCACCTGTCATCGGGAGTTTCGCAAACAATGA